The DNA segment CCGATCAGCACGGTCCGCTCCGACCGCCAGACCGGCACCCGGCGCAGGTCCTCGGTGTTCCACGGCCCCAGCATCTCGTCACTCGCCCGGATGATCGCGGCGGCCGGCAGGTCGTCGTCGGCGAAGAGGCCGATCAGATGGTCGCGCCAGGCCTGCGGGGTGAACTCGCCGGAACGGACCGGCGCGCGGCGCGGCACGTTCGCGAACCACCAGGTCAGGCCGTCCGGGGCGGTCACCCAGCCGAAGAACGCCCGGCGGCCGAACGCCATCTGCACCAGACCGGGCGGGCCCGCGTCGAACGGGCCGCCGGTGAACCCACCGGCGTTGAGCAGGCCGAGGTACGCCGGCTCGGCCCCCTGCGGATTCAGCGCCGCCCGGATCCGCGACCGCAGGCCGTCAGCGCCGACGAGCAGATCACCGGCGGCCTCGCCACCGCCCTCGAAGCGCACGGTGACGCCACCGGGCCGCTCGCCGAACGCCACGACCCGCCGCCCGTGCTCGATCGGGATTCCGAGGTCGGTCACCGCGCTGCGCAGTGCCGCGTACAGATCCGCCCTCCGGATCGTCGTGGTGACCGTTCCCGCGGCGTCCGGCCCGCCGAGGGGCAGCACCGCGAGCCGACGCCCGCGCCCGTTGCTCATCGCGAGAGTCGGCGTGGGGAACCCGGCGGCGAGCACCCGCCCGGGATCCAGCCCGAGGTCGCGCAGGGCGGCCACCCCGTTGACGGCCACGGTCAGGAACGCGCCCCGCTCGTCGGCGTCCTCCCGGCGCGCCTCGAAGACGCGCGGCTCCCATCCGGCTCGGTGCAGGGCGATGGCGGCGACGGATCCGGCGATGCCCCCGCCGGCGATCAATGCTGTAGTCATACAATGACTATTGATGCCATGACTAAGACACGTCAAGGCCTATCCTGTGCCGCATGAAGAGGTCCCCCCTCGCGATGGTTCTGCTGGCGCTGCTCGTCGAGGCGCCCACGCACCCGTACCGGATGCAGCAGATGATCAAAGAGCGCGGGCAGGACCAGCTGGTCAACGTCGCCCAGCGGAACAGCGTCTACCAGGCTCTCGACCGGCTGGTCCGGGAAGGCCTGGTCCGGCCCGGCGGCACCAGCCGGGAGGCGGGACGGCCGGAGCGCACCGTCTACGAGGTGACCGACGAGGGCGCGGCGACCCTGCGGCGGTGGCTGCTGGAGACCCTGCCGGAGCCGGCTCGCGAGTTCCCCGAGTTCCCGGTCTCGCTGGCGCTCCTGGCGCTGCTCACCCCGGAGGAGACACGGGAGTTGCTGCGGCGCCGGCTGGCCACGCTGGAGGACCGGGCGGCGGGCGTCGAGGCGCAGGCGCCGCCCGGGCTGCCCCGCCTCTTCCTGATCGAGGACGAGTACCGCGTCGTCATGCTGCGCGCGGAGATCGAGTGGTTGCGCCGTGTGGTGGCCGATCTGGAGACCGGCCGCCTCACCTGGGACCTCGCGCTGATCGAGGAGACCCTGACGCGCTTCGGCTAGGAGATGCTCTCCAAGAGAAGATCAGCTGCTCGGTACGGATCCAGCTCACCGGCGGCGACCTTCGCGGCGAGCTCACCCAGCGCCGTGCCGTGACTGAGATCACCCATCCGTGCCCGGAGCACGCCGAGCGCCAGCGCCGACACCTCGGCCGCCGCTCGTCGCTCCCGCCGGGCCTGCAGGTTGCCGCTGGTCTCCAGCCAGTCGCGGTGCTTGCCGATCGCGGCCACCACGTCGTCGAGCCCCTCACCCTTGACCGCGACCGCCCGGGTCACCTGCGGACGCCAGTCGCCGGGGTCGCGCTCGCCGAGCGCGAGCATCCCCTGGATGTCGCGGTAGGTGGCGTCGGCGCCGGGCCGGTCCGCCTTGTTGATCACGAAGACGTCGGCGATCTCCAGGACGCCGGCCTTCACCGCCTGGATCGCGTCGCCCATGCCCGGGGCGAGCAGCACCAGCGTGGTGTCGGCGAGCGAGGCGATCTCCACCTCGGCCTGGCCGACGCCGACCGTCTCGACCAGCACGACGTCGCAGCCGGCGCCCTCCAGGACCCGGACCGCCTGGGGCGTGGCCGCGGAGAGGCCGCCGAGCTGGCCACGGCTCGACATCGACCGGATGTAGACGCCGCGGTCGGCACTGTGGTCCTGCATCCGGATCCGGTCGCCGAGGATCGCGCCGCCGGTGAACGGGCTGGACGGGTCGACGGCGAGCACGCCGACCCGGGCGCCGGTCTCGCGCAGGGCACGGACCAGCTCGTTCGTGGTGGTGGACTTGCCCACGCCGGGCGCGCCGGTGAGGCCGACGACCTGGGCACGGCCGGCGTACGGCGCCATCGCGGCGGCGACCTCGGGCAGCGCCGGGTCGCCGTTCTCCACCAGGCTGATCAGCCGGGCGACGGACCGCGGGTCGCCCTCCCTCGCCTTGGCGACGAGAGAGGGCACATCGCGGGAGCGGGTCACGCCGCCGAGACCTCGGCCGCGGGCGCCTCGGTCACCGGCGAGCCGGCCGGCACCTTGATGATCAGCGCGTCGCCCTGGCCGCCACCGCCGCAGAGGCCGGCCGCGCCCAGACCGCCGCCGCGCCGCTTCAGCTCCAGGGCCAGGGTCAGGGCCAGCCGGGCGCCGGACATGCCGATCGGGTGGCCGAGTGCGATCGCGCCGCCGTTCACGTTGACGATCTCGTCGCTGACCTTGAGCTCGCGCGCCGACTGGATGACCACCTGGGCGAACGCCTCGTTGATCTCGATGAGGTCGAGGTCGTCCACCGCGAGGCCGGCCTTGTCGAGGGCGTGCCGGATCGCGTTCGCCGGCTGCGACTGCAGCGAGCTGTCCGGCCCGGCCACGTTGCCGTGCGCCACGATCTCGGCGATCCACGTGAGACCGAGCTCCTCGGCCTTCTCCTTGCGCATCACCACGACGGCGGCGGCGCCGTCCGAGATCGGCGAGGAGGAGGCCGCCGTGATGGTGCCGTCGGCGGTGAAGGCCGGGCGCAGCTTGGCCAGCGACTCGGCGGTGGTGTCCGGGCGCACGCCCTCGTCGGTGTCGACCGGTGCGGGGTTGCCGCGGCCGCCGGCCGGGACCGGGGCGATCTCCTCGGCGAACCGGCCGGAGGTCTGCGCGGCGGCGGCCCGCTGGTGGCTGGCGGCCGCGAACGCGTCCTGCTCGGCCCGGGTGATCCCGAGCTTCGTGCCGCTGGTCTCGGTCGCCTCGCCCATCGAGATGCCGGCCCACGGGTCGGTGAGCCCGTCGAACGCCATGTGGTCGCGGGCCGTCACGTCACCGAACTTACGCCCGGCCCGCTGGTCGGTGAGCAGGTGCGGCGCGTTCGTCATCGACTCCATGCCGCCGGCCACCACGACGTCGAACTCGCCGGCCCGGATCAGCTGGTCGGCCAGGGCGATCGCGTCGAGGCCGGAGAGGCAGACCTTGTTGACGGTGATCGCCGGGACGGTCATCGGGATGCCCGCGGCGACGGCGGCCTGCCGGGCCGGGATCTGCCCGGCGCCGGCCTGCAGGACCTGACCCATGATCACGTATTGCACCTGGTCGGGGGCGACGCCGGCGCGCTCCAGGGCGGCGGCGATGGCGTGGCCGCCCAGGGCGGTGGCGGAGAGGTGCTTGAGATTGCCGAGCAGGCGCCCCATCGGGGTCCGGGCGCCACTGACGATGACGGAGCTGGTCACGGTCACGATCCCAATCTGCGACGAGGCTGGCCTTAACGATGAGTCAGGCCCGAGACTATCCGCATGACGGACGTCTCATCGAGCAACACCCGGCCCGAGAATGTCACAGCCGCCTTCGCCGAAGGCCTCGAGTTGCTGCGCATCGACCACGTGGGGATCGCGGTCCCCGACCTGGACGCGGCCATCGAGTTCTACGAGCGGAATCTCGGCCTCCGGTGCGTGCACGAGGAGACCAACGAGGAGCAGGGCGTCCGCGAGGCGATGCTGAGCGTGGGCGACGGCAGCGGGCCCCGGATCCAGTTGCTGGCGCCGCTGCGGCCAGACTCGGCGATCGCGAAGTTCCTCGACCGCAGCGGCCCCGGGCTGCAGCAACTGGCCTACACGGTGGCCGACGTGGAGGCGGCGGCGGCCGCGCTGCGGACCAAGGGGCTTCGCCTCCTGTACGACACGCCACGCCGGGGCACGGCCGGTTCGCGAATCAACTTCGTCCATCCCAAGGACGCCGGCGGGGTGCTGGTCGAGCTGGTCGAGCCGGCTTGAGAGGTAGCCCGGTCGGGTGATTCGACCTGACTGGTGACGGGCGGACTGGCAGGATCGGGGCCATTGAGCAGGGCCGACGACGTACGAGGACGAAGCCGGATCATCCGGAGCGCCGACTCAGCAGGTGGCGACGGGAGGACAGCTGACCATCCGGTGAGCCCGGTGACATGTCCGTTCGGCCCGGGACCCGACTACGCTCCTGGTCAAAGCTGATCTACGATGCGGTTCGGATGCCCGTCCGCTCTTGCATGTCCGCCCCCTTCTCGCCAGGATGGCGCAATGCCCCAGCAGCAGGATCAGAACCTGGCCTTCTTCGAGACCGCTAACTCGCAGCACGACTTCACCGTGGTTCTGCGGGGTTACGACCGTCACCAGGTCGACGGACACATCGGCCGGTTGCTCGCCGCGCTGAACCAGTCCGAGCAGGCTCGCGGTGAGGCCGAGCAGCGGATGAACGACGCCCAGCGTCGTCTGCGCCAGGCTGAGCAGCGCCTCAACGCGCTGGAGCAGAAGCTCGCCGACTCGAACAAGCTGCTGGAGGAGAACAACCGGCCGACGCTCTCCGGTCTGGGCACCCGGGTCGAGCAGATCCTCCGTCTCGCCGAGGAGCAGGCGAACGACCACCGCAACGAGGCCAAGCGGGAGTCCGAGGGCATCCTCTCCGCCGCCCGGCTGGAAGCGCGGGAGATCACCGACAAGGCGCGCGCCGAGGCCGCCGCCATGAAGGCCACCGCCGAGCGCGAGGCCGGCCAGTTGCGGACGCACGCCGAGCGTGAGGCCGCGGAGACCCGGGTGCAGGCCCGGCGCGAGGCCGACACCCTGCGCTCCGACGCGGACCGCGAGACCAAGCAGCTGCGCACGGTCACCGCGCACGAGGTCGCCGAGCTGAAGTCGACGGTGGAGCGCGAGGTCGCCTCGCACCGCGCCACCGCCGAGCGCGAGATCACCCAGGCCCGGGCCAAGGCGGCCC comes from the Actinoplanes sp. OR16 genome and includes:
- a CDS encoding NAD(P)/FAD-dependent oxidoreductase, producing MTTALIAGGGIAGSVAAIALHRAGWEPRVFEARREDADERGAFLTVAVNGVAALRDLGLDPGRVLAAGFPTPTLAMSNGRGRRLAVLPLGGPDAAGTVTTTIRRADLYAALRSAVTDLGIPIEHGRRVVAFGERPGGVTVRFEGGGEAAGDLLVGADGLRSRIRAALNPQGAEPAYLGLLNAGGFTGGPFDAGPPGLVQMAFGRRAFFGWVTAPDGLTWWFANVPRRAPVRSGEFTPQAWRDHLIGLFADDDLPAAAIIRASDEMLGPWNTEDLRRVPVWRSERTVLIGDAAHAVSPSAGQGASMAIEDAVTLGRCLDGGAGGGLGRYEELRRPRVEKVVAYGRRNGGGKTAGPVGAAIRDAMFPLVAKMLTRKGDPQAWIFDHRV
- a CDS encoding PadR family transcriptional regulator, which codes for MKRSPLAMVLLALLVEAPTHPYRMQQMIKERGQDQLVNVAQRNSVYQALDRLVREGLVRPGGTSREAGRPERTVYEVTDEGAATLRRWLLETLPEPAREFPEFPVSLALLALLTPEETRELLRRRLATLEDRAAGVEAQAPPGLPRLFLIEDEYRVVMLRAEIEWLRRVVADLETGRLTWDLALIEETLTRFG
- the meaB gene encoding methylmalonyl Co-A mutase-associated GTPase MeaB encodes the protein MTRSRDVPSLVAKAREGDPRSVARLISLVENGDPALPEVAAAMAPYAGRAQVVGLTGAPGVGKSTTTNELVRALRETGARVGVLAVDPSSPFTGGAILGDRIRMQDHSADRGVYIRSMSSRGQLGGLSAATPQAVRVLEGAGCDVVLVETVGVGQAEVEIASLADTTLVLLAPGMGDAIQAVKAGVLEIADVFVINKADRPGADATYRDIQGMLALGERDPGDWRPQVTRAVAVKGEGLDDVVAAIGKHRDWLETSGNLQARRERRAAAEVSALALGVLRARMGDLSHGTALGELAAKVAAGELDPYRAADLLLESIS
- a CDS encoding acetyl-CoA C-acetyltransferase, which gives rise to MTSSVIVSGARTPMGRLLGNLKHLSATALGGHAIAAALERAGVAPDQVQYVIMGQVLQAGAGQIPARQAAVAAGIPMTVPAITVNKVCLSGLDAIALADQLIRAGEFDVVVAGGMESMTNAPHLLTDQRAGRKFGDVTARDHMAFDGLTDPWAGISMGEATETSGTKLGITRAEQDAFAAASHQRAAAAQTSGRFAEEIAPVPAGGRGNPAPVDTDEGVRPDTTAESLAKLRPAFTADGTITAASSSPISDGAAAVVVMRKEKAEELGLTWIAEIVAHGNVAGPDSSLQSQPANAIRHALDKAGLAVDDLDLIEINEAFAQVVIQSARELKVSDEIVNVNGGAIALGHPIGMSGARLALTLALELKRRGGGLGAAGLCGGGGQGDALIIKVPAGSPVTEAPAAEVSAA
- the mce gene encoding methylmalonyl-CoA epimerase produces the protein MTDVSSSNTRPENVTAAFAEGLELLRIDHVGIAVPDLDAAIEFYERNLGLRCVHEETNEEQGVREAMLSVGDGSGPRIQLLAPLRPDSAIAKFLDRSGPGLQQLAYTVADVEAAAAALRTKGLRLLYDTPRRGTAGSRINFVHPKDAGGVLVELVEPA
- a CDS encoding cell division protein DivIVA — encoded protein: MPQQQDQNLAFFETANSQHDFTVVLRGYDRHQVDGHIGRLLAALNQSEQARGEAEQRMNDAQRRLRQAEQRLNALEQKLADSNKLLEENNRPTLSGLGTRVEQILRLAEEQANDHRNEAKRESEGILSAARLEAREITDKARAEAAAMKATAEREAGQLRTHAEREAAETRVQARREADTLRSDADRETKQLRTVTAHEVAELKSTVEREVASHRATAEREITQARAKAAREAEEKRAEATKLLTDARDKRDKDLQALALEIAERREKAEREESERHAAQVAATQKMVSEAEERARAAEDRAKEIEQRAETRRVESERSAAEAVEKARALAEKTVTESRTEANRLLSDARTEAELTTQAARREVEDLTRQKDAVTNQLGQMLSGLSGLVPGVGGGAAAVKAVAEAVAPKAAEAPAQRAPEQPAAEQQVEDAEQAEAAETGDEPVAAKTNS